From the Bdellovibrio reynosensis genome, one window contains:
- a CDS encoding M23 family metallopeptidase: MDKKKVTLFMVSNQTGKTRKIVLSAAWLKAISFIGAIVIIIFAAGLVDYFGLLLQAMENKRLKAENAQLIKQFQVVESKVNALENSLERVKTFTTKLKLITNVDADDRITKLTMGPKPAANQPVEEYEPMEARQEGEEIAAQDQVFSNQKPLNEQVGELANEEADKDYASLVVRIDKAVKETQLKEQSVIDLWESLSERQSLLNSTPNMKPAKGWITSRFGYRISPFTGKAALHAGLDIAAAPGSPVYAPADGVVVFASYDESYGKLITIDYGFGVTTRFGHLSQIYVQVGQRVNKWDVVGAVGNTGRSTGPHLHYEVRINGTAVDPINYILDE, from the coding sequence TTGGATAAAAAGAAAGTCACGCTGTTTATGGTTAGCAATCAAACGGGGAAAACCCGTAAGATTGTGCTATCGGCTGCATGGCTAAAGGCAATTTCTTTTATCGGTGCGATCGTTATTATCATTTTTGCTGCTGGTCTTGTAGATTATTTCGGCCTTTTACTTCAGGCCATGGAAAATAAAAGACTTAAAGCTGAAAACGCTCAGTTGATTAAGCAGTTCCAAGTTGTTGAAAGTAAAGTAAACGCCCTTGAAAACAGTTTAGAGCGTGTTAAGACATTCACGACTAAATTGAAATTGATCACCAACGTCGATGCGGATGACCGTATTACCAAGTTGACCATGGGCCCAAAGCCAGCGGCGAATCAACCGGTTGAAGAATATGAACCAATGGAAGCCCGCCAAGAGGGTGAAGAGATTGCTGCCCAGGATCAGGTGTTTTCAAATCAAAAACCTCTTAATGAACAAGTCGGTGAGTTAGCAAACGAAGAGGCAGATAAAGATTATGCTTCTTTAGTAGTACGAATTGATAAGGCCGTAAAAGAAACTCAGCTTAAAGAGCAAAGTGTTATCGATCTTTGGGAAAGTCTTTCGGAACGTCAAAGTTTGTTGAACTCAACGCCGAACATGAAGCCAGCAAAAGGTTGGATCACTTCTCGCTTCGGTTATCGTATTTCACCATTCACGGGTAAAGCGGCATTGCATGCGGGTCTTGATATCGCAGCAGCACCAGGTTCACCGGTTTATGCGCCAGCGGATGGTGTCGTGGTGTTTGCTAGTTACGATGAATCCTACGGTAAGTTAATCACGATCGATTATGGTTTTGGGGTAACCACTCGTTTTGGCCACTTGTCACAAATCTATGTTCAGGTGGGTCAGCGTGTGAATAAATGGGACGTTGTGGGTGCCGTAGGTAATACGGGTCGTTCAACGGGACCGCATTTGCACTATGAAGTTCGCATTAACGGAACTGCCGTAGACCCGATCAACTACATTCTTGATGAGTAA
- a CDS encoding acetyl-CoA C-acetyltransferase: protein MENIVFISGKRTPFGAFGGSLKDVSATDLGVVAAKGTLEQAGVSADKIDHVIFGNVVQSGADAAYLPRHIGLKTGVPVGVGALGVNRLCGSGFQSWVNAMQMIQTGEATAVLAGGVEQMSLIPYVARKVRFDGMRMGNFELEDLMTSALTDAHAKMPMAITAENLGEKYGITREQCDKYAIQTQQRYKAALDKGYFAEEITPVTVEGRKGSVVVDKDEHPKPDSTLEKLATLKSLFKKDGLVTAATASGIVDGAACSLLMSESKAKALGLKPMARIVSYASVGCDPTIMGIGPAGAARKALEKAGLKLEQMDLVEVNEAFAAQYLAVEKELGLDPAKSNVNGGAIAVGHPLGASGTRIMNHLVYELHRRNGKYALGSACIGGGQGIAIIIEKL, encoded by the coding sequence ATGGAAAATATCGTATTTATCTCTGGAAAAAGAACTCCGTTCGGAGCATTTGGTGGTTCCTTAAAAGATGTTTCGGCAACTGATCTTGGAGTTGTTGCGGCAAAAGGAACTTTGGAACAAGCAGGTGTTTCAGCTGACAAAATTGATCACGTGATTTTTGGTAACGTTGTTCAGTCAGGGGCTGATGCGGCTTACTTACCTCGACACATCGGTCTTAAGACAGGTGTTCCGGTTGGTGTAGGTGCTTTGGGTGTGAATCGTCTTTGCGGAAGCGGCTTCCAGTCTTGGGTGAACGCTATGCAGATGATTCAAACGGGTGAAGCCACTGCGGTTCTTGCTGGCGGTGTTGAACAAATGTCATTGATTCCTTATGTCGCTCGAAAAGTTCGCTTTGATGGAATGCGCATGGGAAATTTCGAACTTGAAGATCTGATGACTTCAGCTTTGACCGATGCCCACGCAAAAATGCCTATGGCGATCACTGCAGAAAACCTGGGTGAAAAATACGGCATCACACGCGAACAATGCGATAAGTATGCAATCCAAACTCAACAGCGTTATAAAGCAGCCCTTGATAAAGGTTATTTCGCCGAAGAAATCACACCGGTGACGGTGGAAGGCCGTAAAGGGTCTGTGGTAGTTGATAAAGACGAGCATCCAAAACCAGATTCTACTTTAGAAAAATTGGCGACTTTAAAGTCTCTATTTAAAAAAGACGGCTTAGTAACTGCAGCGACGGCTTCAGGAATCGTTGATGGGGCAGCCTGTTCACTATTAATGAGTGAATCAAAAGCGAAAGCTTTAGGTCTTAAACCCATGGCTCGTATCGTAAGTTATGCATCCGTAGGTTGTGATCCTACTATTATGGGTATCGGTCCTGCCGGTGCAGCTCGCAAAGCTTTAGAAAAAGCAGGATTGAAACTTGAGCAAATGGATTTGGTTGAAGTGAATGAAGCTTTTGCTGCTCAGTATTTAGCAGTGGAAAAAGAGCTTGGGCTTGATCCAGCAAAATCCAACGTGAATGGCGGAGCAATCGCAGTGGGACATCCATTGGGTGCTTCTGGAACTCGCATCATGAACCACTTGGTTTATGAACTTCATCGCCGCAACGGCAAATATGCTTTGGGTTCAGCTTGCATCGGTGGCGGCCAAGGTATTGCTATCATTATTGAAAAACTTTAG
- a CDS encoding adenylate/guanylate cyclase domain-containing protein, producing the protein MKTEKISYLIGSGVTLLFVFLAFQFYNYQNLRHEEQDPKSFVGVLENLDLKMLDFKMQLRGSKPSEAKVGLIAIDDKSIEEVGRWPWDRKVIAKLVDNVFADGASSLGFDVIFSEPQFGDPSSDMALAESLTKHRDKVVTGSFNEPAGDAWAPYQDYCVNEAFARANGADVVKLNASFVVEDKADPYESIDFGQLLNQLFTALEAENVPLLLKNEFKVASEAELSDAQKRFMKIEVTKRNFEYCQTWLTSNDPFVPTKENPELVKAYAEIFAVPEKDLESAVKKFKKTVLRHPLPASWSWSANLPMMQAGVDYNASFNAFQDNDGSVRRMPLFYRTGNRMGTSFVPTLSLQTYLTGMGYRAQVTVDKTSNSKNKVVTAFDVYDPKQEPEKKMFSISADKFSFMRVNYYGGTYSIPHIPAREILRNSPTIKIIHTFWHPESQKFQPKVVEVDRKEFFKDRMLIMGATATGVYDLRVTPFEKNFPGPEIHVQALAQLADHKFLSPWSKEAKLMPWIILALGIFLSVVLTQVGAVPGLIISATTLAVIVATDLFLFLKFNIMISIMLPLLVLVIVNFAIQTYKYLTEEKKKKELKTTFAKYVSPAIVDEVLKSPENLELGGKKQRMTVFFSDVRGFTTLSESLDPQKLSEILSRYLTPMTDIVFKNRGTLDKYMGDALMAFFGAPIAYDGHAKEACRTALQSLVKLKELQEEFKKEGIPTIDIGIGINTGEMSVGNMGSTIVRNYTVMGDAVNLGSRLEGINKEYGTRIIISEFTYGDVKDAFVCREVDMVKVKGKNLPVKIFELVAEGQVDKDHQERLSTFEKAYRDYQEMNFKNALEAFETLDKNHGDPVAAIYVERCQEFLENPPPQDWDRVFVMTKK; encoded by the coding sequence ATCTTACCTGATCGGCTCCGGGGTCACGTTACTTTTCGTGTTCTTGGCTTTCCAATTTTACAATTACCAAAACCTGCGCCATGAGGAGCAAGATCCAAAAAGTTTCGTAGGGGTCCTAGAGAACTTGGATCTTAAGATGCTGGATTTCAAAATGCAGCTGCGCGGCTCGAAGCCTTCTGAAGCAAAAGTAGGCTTGATCGCGATCGATGATAAATCCATTGAAGAGGTCGGGCGTTGGCCATGGGATCGTAAGGTCATCGCAAAATTAGTGGATAATGTTTTCGCCGACGGGGCTTCAAGCCTTGGATTCGATGTGATCTTTTCTGAACCACAATTTGGTGATCCTAGTTCTGATATGGCGTTAGCCGAAAGCTTAACTAAACATCGCGATAAAGTGGTGACCGGAAGTTTCAATGAACCAGCCGGGGACGCTTGGGCACCATACCAAGATTACTGTGTTAACGAAGCCTTTGCCCGTGCTAACGGAGCCGATGTTGTTAAGTTAAACGCATCTTTCGTAGTTGAAGATAAAGCCGATCCTTATGAGTCGATTGATTTCGGCCAGTTGCTAAATCAGTTGTTCACAGCCCTAGAAGCTGAAAACGTTCCGTTATTATTAAAAAACGAATTTAAAGTGGCTTCAGAAGCAGAGCTTTCTGATGCGCAAAAGCGTTTCATGAAAATCGAAGTGACGAAAAGAAACTTCGAATATTGCCAAACTTGGCTGACTTCAAATGATCCGTTTGTGCCAACTAAAGAAAATCCAGAACTGGTTAAAGCCTATGCAGAGATTTTCGCGGTTCCAGAAAAGGACCTAGAATCAGCAGTTAAAAAGTTTAAGAAAACCGTTCTTCGCCATCCCCTTCCGGCTTCATGGAGCTGGTCAGCGAATTTACCAATGATGCAAGCCGGAGTTGATTACAACGCCAGCTTCAATGCCTTCCAAGATAACGACGGAAGTGTGCGCCGTATGCCGCTTTTCTATCGTACGGGAAATCGCATGGGTACATCATTTGTTCCAACTTTATCATTGCAGACTTATCTAACAGGAATGGGATATCGTGCGCAAGTGACGGTTGATAAAACTTCAAATAGCAAAAACAAAGTCGTTACGGCGTTTGACGTTTATGATCCAAAACAAGAGCCAGAGAAAAAAATGTTCTCTATCTCGGCAGATAAATTCAGTTTCATGAGAGTGAATTATTACGGTGGAACTTATTCGATTCCCCATATTCCTGCCCGTGAAATTCTAAGAAACAGTCCAACTATTAAAATCATTCACACTTTCTGGCATCCGGAATCACAAAAATTCCAACCGAAGGTTGTTGAAGTGGATCGAAAAGAATTTTTCAAAGATCGCATGCTGATTATGGGGGCCACGGCCACTGGGGTGTACGATCTGCGAGTAACACCTTTTGAAAAGAACTTCCCGGGACCTGAAATTCACGTTCAAGCCTTGGCGCAATTAGCTGATCATAAATTCCTTTCGCCTTGGTCTAAAGAAGCGAAACTAATGCCTTGGATTATCCTGGCACTAGGTATTTTCCTAAGTGTGGTTTTAACTCAAGTGGGTGCGGTGCCAGGTCTAATTATCTCTGCTACAACATTAGCAGTGATCGTTGCAACGGACTTATTCCTCTTCTTAAAATTCAACATCATGATTTCAATCATGCTGCCTTTGTTGGTGTTAGTGATCGTGAATTTTGCGATTCAAACTTACAAATATCTGACTGAAGAAAAGAAGAAGAAAGAACTTAAAACTACGTTTGCTAAATACGTTTCACCAGCCATCGTTGATGAGGTTTTAAAATCTCCAGAGAATTTAGAACTGGGTGGTAAAAAGCAACGAATGACGGTGTTTTTCTCTGACGTACGCGGCTTTACGACGTTGTCAGAAAGTTTAGATCCACAAAAGCTTTCAGAAATTCTAAGTCGATATCTAACGCCGATGACAGATATCGTGTTTAAAAATCGCGGAACATTAGATAAGTACATGGGTGATGCCTTGATGGCGTTCTTCGGTGCGCCGATTGCTTACGATGGTCATGCGAAAGAAGCCTGCCGTACAGCTTTACAAAGTTTGGTAAAACTAAAAGAGCTGCAGGAAGAATTCAAAAAAGAAGGAATTCCAACAATTGATATCGGTATTGGTATTAATACCGGTGAAATGAGTGTTGGTAACATGGGGTCGACTATCGTACGAAACTATACGGTGATGGGCGATGCGGTGAACTTGGGTTCGCGTTTAGAAGGTATCAATAAAGAATACGGAACTAGAATCATCATCAGTGAATTTACTTATGGCGATGTGAAAGATGCTTTCGTATGCCGTGAAGTTGATATGGTGAAAGTAAAAGGTAAGAACTTACCGGTTAAGATCTTTGAACTTGTCGCGGAAGGGCAGGTTGATAAAGATCATCAAGAAAGATTAAGTACCTTTGAAAAAGCGTACCGCGATTACCAAGAGATGAATTTCAAAAACGCCCTAGAGGCGTTTGAAACGCTAGACAAAAATCATGGTGACCCGGTAGCAGCGATCTATGTAGAGCGATGTCAGGAATTCTTAGAAAATCCGCCACCGCAAGATTGGGATCGAGTCTTCGTAATGACGAAGAAATAA
- a CDS encoding energy transducer TonB family protein produces the protein MKKSPSFRMYVLLSMIFHVLVVGSLFLIEKLTPKVPQQEAVSINFLNPEDIEKMAKVEAAAKKRAESIKNQIVEQDQVSSNEEAAADARYLSAKNQKVKKETMAANRGQFQNLKKSTMAKSGPKGDGKLKNAETSDVAKKQLQKDLFKTFDPQESLERQKLTETEKGLGEGRGSGEHNTGTGKEASQTSDYLKNVDVGLETMLNTREFKYYSYYTRIRKQLAQHWEGRVRDKLSKLFKEGRAPAATNKDRITKLMIVLNDKGTLVRVQVLSDSGVRDLDDAAIEAFRAAAPFPNPPKGIVEGDGTVKIRWDFVLEV, from the coding sequence ATGAAGAAGTCACCGTCTTTCAGAATGTATGTGCTACTTTCGATGATTTTCCACGTTTTGGTTGTGGGCTCACTATTTTTAATAGAGAAGCTCACTCCGAAGGTACCTCAGCAAGAAGCTGTCAGCATTAACTTTCTGAACCCGGAAGACATAGAAAAAATGGCGAAGGTCGAAGCTGCTGCTAAGAAAAGAGCAGAGTCGATCAAAAACCAGATTGTTGAACAAGATCAAGTTTCTTCAAATGAAGAAGCTGCGGCCGACGCACGTTATTTAAGCGCTAAAAATCAAAAAGTTAAAAAAGAAACCATGGCTGCGAACCGTGGACAGTTTCAAAATTTGAAAAAATCTACTATGGCGAAGTCAGGCCCGAAGGGTGATGGCAAATTGAAGAATGCCGAAACTTCGGACGTCGCAAAAAAGCAGCTGCAAAAAGATTTATTTAAAACATTTGATCCGCAAGAATCGCTTGAACGCCAAAAATTAACCGAGACAGAAAAAGGTCTAGGCGAAGGTCGTGGCAGTGGCGAGCACAATACTGGAACAGGTAAAGAAGCCAGCCAAACTTCGGATTACCTTAAAAACGTGGATGTCGGATTAGAGACCATGCTGAACACCCGCGAGTTTAAATATTATTCTTACTATACAAGAATTCGTAAGCAATTGGCGCAACACTGGGAAGGCCGCGTAAGAGATAAGCTTTCGAAGCTTTTCAAAGAGGGTCGCGCCCCTGCTGCTACTAATAAAGATCGCATCACCAAGTTGATGATCGTCCTTAATGACAAAGGCACCTTAGTCAGAGTCCAAGTGCTTAGTGATTCTGGCGTCAGAGATTTAGATGACGCCGCGATTGAAGCCTTCAGGGCCGCCGCTCCATTCCCGAACCCACCAAAAGGGATTGTTGAAGGTGACGGCACAGTGAAAATCAGATGGGATTTCGTACTTGAAGTTTAG
- a CDS encoding Stp1/IreP family PP2C-type Ser/Thr phosphatase, which produces MKFDSWYLTDKGLRRDSNQDSFLVNKELGLFIVADGMGGHMGGEVASSMAVETVEEMMLQPDAVKKSPREMILQSYEEASKRIFDKAANERPELAGMGTTMVMAYIRNRHLYVGNVGDSRCYLFKRPNLWQITEDHSLINEQLRAGVMSEEQVRQFVGRNVITRSVGYERDCYPDIIEREIYPGEMFLMCSDGLSGLVDDNRISEILNQNTPDKIVKACVEQALANGGDDNVTVMLLHFHE; this is translated from the coding sequence ATGAAATTTGACTCGTGGTATCTGACAGATAAAGGGCTTCGTCGTGATTCAAACCAAGATTCATTCTTGGTGAATAAAGAGCTAGGACTTTTTATTGTTGCCGACGGAATGGGTGGTCATATGGGTGGCGAAGTTGCTTCCAGTATGGCTGTTGAAACCGTTGAAGAGATGATGTTGCAGCCTGATGCAGTAAAAAAATCTCCGCGTGAAATGATTCTGCAAAGTTACGAAGAGGCATCAAAACGCATCTTTGATAAGGCGGCCAATGAACGCCCGGAGCTTGCTGGCATGGGTACGACGATGGTGATGGCCTACATTCGTAATCGTCATCTTTACGTTGGTAACGTTGGTGATTCACGTTGTTATCTTTTTAAGCGTCCCAATCTTTGGCAAATCACCGAAGATCATTCTTTAATCAATGAACAGTTGCGCGCCGGTGTGATGAGTGAAGAACAAGTTCGCCAGTTTGTGGGACGAAATGTCATCACTCGCAGCGTTGGTTATGAGCGCGATTGTTATCCAGATATTATTGAGCGAGAGATCTATCCTGGGGAAATGTTCTTAATGTGTTCCGATGGACTTTCAGGTTTAGTCGACGACAATCGTATTTCTGAAATTTTGAATCAAAATACACCTGACAAAATAGTAAAAGCTTGTGTAGAACAAGCCCTGGCAAATGGCGGAGATGATAACGTCACCGTGATGCTATTACATTTTCACGAATAG